One region of Quercus lobata isolate SW786 chromosome 2, ValleyOak3.0 Primary Assembly, whole genome shotgun sequence genomic DNA includes:
- the LOC115961040 gene encoding protein GLUTAMINE DUMPER 3 codes for MAAAREPFNMNETARSPTGSMGTQQHSPWHSPVPYLFGGLAAMLGLIAFALLILACSYWRLSGFLDGEGNSERDLEAGQDGEAKPNDTHKQPPVFEEKFLVIMAGEAKPTYLATPMSSRSSSFGNTTCSSCGSEKSDKSVEMTETETTKQAQIPVPQQSDNNESEREREAQANETSGSAD; via the coding sequence ATGGCCGCAGCAAGAGAGCCATTCAACATGAATGAAACAGCAAGATCTCCAACAGGGAGCATGGGCACACAACAACACTCACCATGGCATTCTCCTGTGCCATACTTGTTTGGTGGGCTGGCAGCCATGTTGGGTCTCATTGCTTTTGCTCTTCTCATCCTTGCATGCTCCTACTGGAGACTCTCTGGGTTCCTTGACGGAGAAGGCAATTCAGAGAGAGACCTTGAGGCTGGCCAAGACGGTGAGGCCAAGCCTAACGATACGCATAAACAACCACCAGTGTTTGAAGAGAAGTTCTTGGTGATTATGGCTGGTGAGGCTAAGCCAACTTATTTGGCTACCCCCATGTCAAGTAGGTCATCTTCTTTCGGTAATACTACTTGTAGCAGCTGTGGGAGCGAGAAGAGTGACAAGTCTGTGGAAATGACTGAGACAGAGACAACCAAGCAGGCACAGATACCAGTACCACAACAAAGTGACAACAacgagagcgagagagagagagaggctcaAGCCAATGAGACCTCAGGCTCAGCTGATTAG